The genomic window AATCATATCGGATATCTTAATTATGGCCAAGTTGTCGATATCGTAAGATTTTCTGATCGGAAAGATACTATTAACCAAGTGCAAGCAAGCTGGGCACTTATTAATTTCAAAGGAATTGATGCATGGATATTTGCTGGTTTCTTAAGAGATAATTGTCCAACTGAGGCAACAAAGTTGGATGGTTTAATTAAATTAAAATCTCCTGGGCCAATTTTTACGTTAATGGACAAAAATTTTAATTCCTATATAGGGAATATCTATAAGAACGAAAAATGTTCCTTAAAGTTACCTCGCGAGTGCTTCTCTGATTGCTCATATGAAGCAGGTGGTGGCTCATGCTCAATTATTTCATCGGAAGTGTCAAAAGACATTATTGTAATTAAGGTGAGAGCATATAAGGAAGGCTCATACTTAAAAGATTTTAATGGTGACTATATCTGCCGGATTGAAAATTCAGAATTTCTGATTTTTCAGACTATTATTTGCTCGAAATGAGACTGATATAGTTTCTGACTACGCCTAACTATCGGCTTATCGCTGCGCTTCGAGATTGCTTCGCAACTCTCGCTTGGCCTTCGGCACATTTTGCTTTGTCACTCGTTTTGCTGAGCAAAACTCGCGCCAAGTGCTACGCACTCGCAAAACGTCGATAACCCTTGGTCGTTATGCGAAAGACCGATCAGAATAGAATCTTACAAGAACAAATAGATCTAAAGATAACTTTTATCAAAGGAATTTAGAAAACTTTTAATCGACAGTCATTTGAATATAAGGTTGTTTATCGGTGAGGGAGCACACAGTATGAGTGAATCTAAACCTAAAATGACTTTTCACGTCGAATCAGTAAGAATAGATTCGCATAGTAGTATATCGAAATGTAAGAACGCCAAGATAATACTTGATACAGATATCTTAGGGAATGCGGATGCCTTTAATCCTGCAGAATTGCTGCTGTCCGCTCTCTCTGCTTGTATAATTAAAGGACTAGAAAAAACAGTCCCAATTTTACAATTTCAATTAAATTCAATTGAAGTGATAGTAGATGGAGTTAGGCAAGATGTACCTCCGAGAATGGAATCGATATTTTATAAAGTAATAGTCGATTCAGAAGAATCAGAGCAACGTTTGAATCTTTTGCATGAAAATGTAAAGAAATATGGAACAGTTTTTAATACAATCGCTTCTGGTACAAATTTGAGTGGTGTATTAGTAAGACGTCAAAGTTGAAGATTTGCTTTAAATCTGTTTAAGTTTTATTCTCAGGCAAAGGATCGGTCCATCGCATAACTGTCGGTGCTTCCGCTACGCTTCGAGATCGCTAACGCGACTCTCGCTCGGGCTACGCCACATTTGCTTCTGTCACTTCGTTTGCATGAGCAAACTCGCGCCATTGCAAACGTCGGAACACCTTGGTCGTTATGCGTCATTTTTATAAGTAATCCGCAATATGAATAATTTAAATTTTCTACCAATACTGTATACGATTGGTATTGTTTTGATAATAACGATTCCTAT from Leptospira selangorensis includes these protein-coding regions:
- a CDS encoding SH3 domain-containing protein; the protein is MQLLKIITLIPFCYIAACKPIVKEQIVPVASKCVFMDGLKVRQFPELNANHIGYLNYGQVVDIVRFSDRKDTINQVQASWALINFKGIDAWIFAGFLRDNCPTEATKLDGLIKLKSPGPIFTLMDKNFNSYIGNIYKNEKCSLKLPRECFSDCSYEAGGGSCSIISSEVSKDIIVIKVRAYKEGSYLKDFNGDYICRIENSEFLIFQTIICSK
- a CDS encoding OsmC family protein, with the translated sequence MSESKPKMTFHVESVRIDSHSSISKCKNAKIILDTDILGNADAFNPAELLLSALSACIIKGLEKTVPILQFQLNSIEVIVDGVRQDVPPRMESIFYKVIVDSEESEQRLNLLHENVKKYGTVFNTIASGTNLSGVLVRRQS